Genomic segment of Kibdelosporangium phytohabitans:
AGCGCAGCGCCGCGGCGATCTGGGGCGGCGTCAGCGTCGCGTCCTTGCCTTCGCCCTTGAGCACGATCGGCCCGGACGTGGCGATCTTGGCCTGCTCGAGCGCGGCCTTCACCGCATCGGGGGCGACCTTCACCGGCGTCACCGCCACCGGCAGTTCGATCGGCACGCCCTTGACCCAGTCGGCGACGATCTGGTCGGCGGCGGCCTTCTGGTCGAGCTTGCGGCCCTGCTTGGCTTCGGTGATCGCCGGGGTGGTGCCGTCGAACTTGATGCTGCCCTCGACCGGGTCCTGGTCGACCTTGCCGCGCACCCCGTCGACCGCGACGGTCAGCGCGGCCTGGTCGGTCTGGGTGGTGAACCCGACCTCGCGGTTGCTGAAGAACGACGTCAGGCGGGTGACCGGGTTGATCGGCTGCTCACCCGCCGCGTCGAGGGTCTTGGCCCAGTCGGGCGTCAGGCCGGCCTTCGCCGGTTCCAGCTCCGTGGTGAGGTCACCGGCCTTGAGCTGGACGGGGTGGTTGAGCCGCGGCTCGATCTGCTCGCGGAGCTTCTTCTCGGCCGCCGTCCGCGTCATCCCGCCGACCTCGACACCGGCGACGGTCACCCCACGTGGCACGTTGCCCTGGCTGACCAGGACGTCCACCAGGTAGAGGACGCCGAGCACGCCGACGACCGCGCCCGCCGCGAGGCCCGTCTTGCGCAGGTTCCGCTTCTTGCGGTCCGGTGCCGGTTCGGCTTCGGGCTGCTCGTCCGCCCACCGCGCGGTCGGCTCGTCGTAGGCGGACGTGGCCTTGAACGGCGGCACCTCGTGCGGAGGCGTCTGGGCAGGCGTCGACGGCTGTACGCGGACAGCTGGCAGGACATCCGTCTGCTCGCTGTGCGACTCCGGCCAGTGGTGCTGTTCCGGCAAGGCTCAATCCTCCGCGGGACTACAAGTACAGCCCGGTTCCGTGTTCGGTGCGTTCGCTGGCGATGGCGTGCACGTCGCGCTCGCGCATGACCAGGTAGGTCTGCGCCTGCACCTCGACTTCGAGCTGGTCTTCGGGGTTGAACAGGACCCGGTCGCCGATCTTGACCTGCCGGACGCTGTTGCCGACCCCCAGTACGTCACCCCACGCCAGCCGCTTGGCCATCTGCGCGGTTGCCGGGATGACGATGCCGCCTGTGCTCCGCCGTTCCCCATCCTCGGGCGAGATCCGCACGAGCACGCGGTCGTGCAGCATCTGGATCTCGAGTTTGAGTTCGGACACGTCAGGAATCGTACTTGTCCACCGAATGGGACTGAAAAGTGCACGGCACCTTATCAGTCGTCCATTCCTCCCAACATCAACGGCAAACGACGCAGGCCGGCCTGCTCCACCCTGACCGGCACCCCCCAGTCCTGCCTGGTCAGGCGGCACGCGGGGTGCTCGATCGCGGGATCGTCGTCGCAACTGGCCGCCTGGGCAACCACATGCAGCACACCCATGTCAACGCCCTCGGCCAACACAAGGCGCCGACTGAGATCTGTACCGGTCCCCGCGCCGTCGACCAGCAATTCCGGCGGTGAGGAGGTGATCTCCAACCTGGTCGACGGGCCGTACCGCTCGTCGAGCTTCTGGCCGGGCGGCGGCTGGAACACGACCGTGAGCTCGACGTCACCGGGAGCGAGCACGGTCGGCGGGCGCTTGACCTGATGCGCCTTGCCCGCGACCAGTTGCTCGTTGTCACCGGGTGAGACCGGCCACTCCAGCCGGTGCGCGGCGGACGCGACGACCACGAGCTTGCCGTCGACGACCGCGGCCGCGGACGGCTCCTTGATGCCGTCGGCGAGCGTCGAGACCTGCCCGGTTCCCGGGTCGTAGCGGCGAATCGCGCCGTTGTACGTGTCCGCGATCGCGACGCTGCCGTCCCCGAGGACCGTGACGCCGAGAGGGTGCTGCAACAGCGCCTGGTCGGCGTCGCCGTCGCGGTGCCCGAAGTCGAAGAGGCCCTTGCCGATCGCGGTGTGCACGACGTGGTCGGTGCCGATCCACCGCAACGCGGACGTCTCGGAGTCCACGAGCCACAACCGGTCACCGTCGGCGGCGAGCCCGGACGTCTGCGCGAAGAACGCCTCCGCCTTGGGGCCGTCGGACAGGCCCTCGACGGTCGTGCCCGCGTACCGGGAGACGGTCGCGGTGATGGGGTCGAACGCGCTGAGGGTGTGGTTGCCCGCCATCGCGATGATGATCTTCCCGTCCCACCACACGACATCCCACGGGCTGGAGAGGTCGATCTCGGCAGCGGGGCCGTCGGTGGGGCCGTCGCGCCACTGCTCACCCGTGCCCGCGATCGTGGTGACCTCGCCGGTGTCCAGGTTCAGCCCGCGCAGCAGGTGGTTGACGGTGTCGGCGACCACCGCCTGGTACCCGGTCCGCGCCGCGACCTCGTCCGGCAGCAGGGCGATCCCGGACGGCTCCGAGAAACTCGGGGCGGTGCCGTCGGACCGTCCCCTTTGGCCCGTGCCGAACCGCCGCACGAGCGTCTCGCCGTCGGCCTCGAGCTCGGCGACACTGTGGTTGGCCGCGTCGGCGACGAGCAAAGTCCCTTGTGGCGTCACGACAACCTTCGACGGGAACCGCAACTCGGTGCGCACGCGCTCCGGCGGGGAGTACGGGCCGTCGCCGCGGTGCAGCGTGCCCTTCTCCTCGTGTTCGCCGACCAGCTCACGGATGACCCGGCGGAGCGCCTCCGCGTGCCCCTCGCCCGCGGCGTGGTGGACCACGTAGCCCTCGGGGTCGATGAGCACGAGCGTCGGCCACGCCTTGACCGCGTAGTTCTGCCACGTGGTCAGCTCCGGGTCGTCAAGCACCGGGTGGTGGACCTCGTAGCGCTCGACAGCGGCAGCGAGCGCCTCCGCGTCCGCCTCGTGCACGAACTTGGGCGAATGCACCCCGATCGTCACGAGGACGTCGGCGTACTCCTCCTCGAGCGGCCGCAGCTCGTCGAGCACGTGCAGGCAGTTGATGCAGCAGAACGTCCAGAAGTCCAGCAGCACGATCTTGCCGCGCAGGTCCGCGAGCGCGAGGTCCTTGTCACCGGTGTTCAGCCAGCCGCGGCCGACGAGTTCCGGTGCCCTGACACGGGCGCGGCGTGTGGTCGAGGAGGTCACGCACCTAGTCAACACGACTACTGCCACCTGGTATTTCCTGATCCACCTGACGGGACGAACTCCCGTAGCCAAGACGGTTCGGCTACACCAGGATCGCTGACCATGGCGTTCAAGAACGACTCCACACTCAAATTCCTGCTACTCGAATTACATGAGCGAACACGCGCTTGGTGAAGTTGCACCGTGGTTTTCCGATCACGACCGACGAGGTGAACCAGGCCTGCGCGCAAGTCGCGAACTACCTGCGTGCGTTCGACGAGGACAGAGTCGGGGTCCCTACCCGGCATGGCATCGACGCGAGACGAGCGAGTGCCACGGTGGTTGCCGGGCACCCCATGTACGACGTCGAATTCACCGAGCAGCAGGTCGACGAGGTCCTTCGAGTCCACAACGCCGACCGTTCTCGGACTGAGGTCGTCACGTACAAACAGTTGATCGACAGAGCCCGTCGTGCGCTGGAACTCAGCGCGCCGACCGAAGTCGAGCCAGCCGTGTAGGAGTGCCAAGCGACTTGCCGACGCGGCGCTGAGGCAGCAGAACGGCCAGAAGTCCGGCACCACCACACCCGGTACCTGGTATTTCACCGATCCGCCTGCTGGGAACGCGCCGGTTGGCTAACTTGCAGCGGTGTCCGTCATCGACGAGTTGCTAGACGAATCCGCACTGATGTCGTTCGAGCACCAGGAGCACATGCTCGCAGTGCTCGGGGAGTTCCGCTGGGACGCGACGTTCCGTCCGCCGAGCTTCAGGTTCACCGGTGACCGGACGTTGGAGTGCACCGGTTTCCACGTTCTCGGGTCGGCCGCGCCCGGGCCGCAGTCGTGGTTGTGGAGCTGGGCGAACAAGGAGGCCGACTACCTCCCCGAGCTGGTCGAGCTGGCTTTGCAGGCCCAGGCCTATGGTGTGGAGCACGGCATTTCGCTGCTCGTCGACGATGAGGTCCCGTTCGCCGATCTGCCTGGTTCGCCGACCGATCCGGTGAGGGTCGCGTGGATGATGGGCGAGTTGGTCAAGGCGGTCACGCACACCTGGACCATGTACAACGGCAACCTCGGCCGCGGATCTCGGATCGCGATCATGGTCGAGCACCCCGATCTTGAGCTGCCCCCGCCGAGCGTGTCCTCGATGTCGCGGATCGTGGACGCGCTCGACCGCCTTCAGCTGCCGGACCACCGGCACGCCTTGCACCGCTACGCCGTTGTGCGGGGCTTGGGTGTCGAGGTCAACGACGCCCAGTCGACGATGTCGCTGACCGGACCGGACTTCGAGACGGTCGTGCGGTTCTCGCCGGAGAACTTGCTCGTCGCCGCGTCGACCAGCCGGCTAGCGCACTGAGCTCGGGCCGAGGACTGCCGCACCGAGTTCGGTCACCCGGGCTTTCAGGCCGCGGTCGGCGGTGACGACGTAGCAGGTCCGGTCCGTGCCCTCGGTGCGGACGAGGCCCACGATGGCGTCGTCGCCGTCGCCCGAAGTTGACGCCGGGACCACGCGGACCGTGTCGGAGGACTCCACGCCGCGTGCCTTGCCCTCGACGACCATCACCACGTCGACAGGTGGCCGCACACCGGCAACGCCCGTGGCCGGCAGGTCCGCGAGGGAGTCGCGGAGGCGTTCGGTCGCGCCGAACCTGTCGCGCCACCAGCCGTCCGGGACCGAGCCGACCACGTTGGCGGCGTCGATGATCAGCAGCGGGGTCATGCTTCGGCCTTTTCCTTGAGGCGGCGCAAGGTCGTGGCGATGTTCTCGGTGTTCGTCCTGCCCCGGTCGGACACCCCTGTCGCCAGGTAGGCCAGGCCGAGGAACCAGCGCGGGCGGCGGTCCCACGTGCTTTCGGTGACGACGCAGCCGTTTTCCGCCGGGGTGATCGAGTACGTCCAGCGTGAGACCGGGATGCCCATCGAGGCCACGTTGAACGCGAACCGGCGGCCGGGCGCGGCGTCGGTCACGGTCGAGACCGTCGACCAGCGGCGCACGCCTCGGCGGTTCACGCCACGGAAGCGGGTTCCGATCGTCACCGTTGTCGCGCCGTCGAGCAGGGTGCAGCTGACGGTCTCCTCCGCGAGGCCAGCCAGTGACCGCGGGTCGCTGATCAGCTCGTAGACCGACTCCGGCGCGGCGTTCACCGTGATCTCGCCGGTCGCGGTGGGTTGCATCCCGTCTCCCTTAGTTGCGCCTGAGCATCCGGGTCAGGCCCGCCGCCGCCGTGGTCGCCAGCACCCAGCCGGTCGCGATCAGCCCGGTCGCCACCCATTGTGAGGCTCCCGGTGCCTGCCAGCGATTCTTGTTGCCGAAGTCGATGATCGGCACGAGCAGGTCCAATGTGTAGAGAACCGGGTTCCAGATCAGCGTGTCGTCGGAGTTGATCTCGTTCGGCTCGCCGCGCAGCGCGAACCAGACGCTGCCGAGCACCAGGCACACCAGCAGCCACACCAGGGCGCGCGTCGGCCGGTAGCCGTAGCCGACCATCGAACGCTGCAACCAGCTCCACAGCCGCACGCCCGGCCACAGGACACGCATGCCCTCCGCCAATGCGGCGTAACGCCATCGGTGTTTCTCGATCAGGACCGTCGCCGCGTGTTCCTCGTTGCCCGCCGCGCGGAACACGGCCGCCAGCTGGTCGTACGGGCCAGGGCTGTAATGGCCCTGCATCGAGGTGCGCAGCCACCGTAATCGGGTGCGGACCTTCTCGTCGTCCTTCAGGTCGATGGGGACGGCCAGCGACTCGTAGCGGAAGTCCTCGAGGTCGATCCGTCCCGTGCCGTCCCAGAACTTCTCGTTGTCCGCCAACGAGGCACAGCGCGCGTGCCGCAGCGTCACACGGCCACGCGGTGCCTGGCCCACGGTCAGCACGAGCTCCTGCGCGACCATGCCGTGGGCGTTCAACGCCGTTCCGCCAAGGCCTGATCCGAGGATCGCACCGTCGAAATTGGCTTCACGGCCGATCTCCGCGCGGTGCATCCGCACGCCGCCGTGCGCGGCGAACGGCCGGTGCCCGGCGGCGAGGATCAGGTCACGCCCGATCGTCGCGGCGCGGATGTCGACCGACGGCGCCACCGCGCCGGTGCGCATGTTCTTGCCCGGCTCGGTCAACCGGGAGCCGCGCAGGTCCAGGTTCGCGCCGATCTTGGCGCCCTGGAACGACAGGCACCCGGCGGCTTCGATGAACCGGCCGTCCAGGTTGCTGCCGACGGCCAGCCGCCGGGCGAGGATCACGTCCGAATCGGGGTTGCGCAGGTTCGTGCCGTCCAGCAACAGGTTGCCGCTGATGGACACGTCGACCATCCGCGCCTGCCCGGCCAGGCGCATCGACCGGGCGTCGAAGTCACCGCTGATCTGCGTTCCGTCCAGGTGCAGTGCCCGGTGCGGCCACGGCGGGTCCTGCTCGCCGGACACGTCGATGTCCGCACTGGACAACCGCAGCGAGCCGCCGATCACGGCGTTGACGATCCGCAGCGTGCCGTTGGACCGCAGGCCGCGGTCCAGTTCGAGGTTTCCCTCCACCCTGAGCCGGTCGGCGATCAGTGTCGCGCTCACGTCGAAACCCGGGTCGCCGGTGACCTCGGTGCCGGTCGTGTCGCCGTGGTTGAGCTCGGCGCCGCGCAGCGAGAAGTCGCTCTCCACCCTGGTCGCGGGCAGGAACACCCAGCCGGTCGACGAGAACCGGGCGCCGGTGTTGACGTCGATGCCGCACAACAGGTTCCCGCCGACGTGCAGGCCGTATCCGTTGAGCGCGTAGCCTTCGGGGTTGTCCAGGACAGCACCGGAGAAGTTCACGTTGCCGCCCGCGCGCAGTCCGGGCATCCGGATCTCACCGCGCGCCACCAAGTTGTTGGCCAGCAACGCGCCGGCGCACACCAGCCGGTCGGCCTGCAGCGCGCGGCCGGTGTGGTTGCCGAGCCTGCTGTCCGCCAGGTTGAGCGAGCCCTCGATCTGGGTGTCGACGAGGTCGACCGCCGAACCGTCCACTGTGGTCGACGCGAGGACGAGGTCGTTGTCGCACCGCATGTTCTTGGCCTGCAGGCCGGGCAGCCAGCAGTCGCGGAACTCCAGTCCGGCGAGCTTGGCCTGCCGCAGGTCCGGCGGGTGCTCGAAGCGGCACCGGACGAACTCGATGACGTACGGGAACTCCAGCGCCCGCAGGTTCAGCGAACCGGTGAGGAAGCGGTCCTCGACGAGGATCACCGGCGGGCTCGCGGACCTGCGACGCAGCCGCAAGCCCGCGCCGTCCGGCTCGGTCACCCGGCGGACCACGTCCGAGGCGGACATGTGGGCCCACTTGCCGGGATTCGGGTCGGACACGTCCAGGCGTGGCGGCTCCTCCGGTGCGGAGCCGCCACGGTTGCCCGGCAAACCGTCAGTCCTTGCGCAGCACGCGGGACAGGAACGCCTTGGTGCGTTCGTGTTTGGGCGAGCGGATCACGTCTTCCGGCGCACCCGCCTCGACCACGACGCCGCCGTCCATGAACACCACGGAATCGGCGACCTCACGCGCGAACTCCATCTCGTGCGTGACCACGACCATGGTCATGCCGTCCTTGGCCAGCTGGCGCATGACAGCGAGCACGTCACCGACGAGCTCGGGGTCCAGCGCCGAGGTCGGCTCGTCGAACAGCATCAGCTTGGGCTGCATGGCCAGTGCCCGCGCGATGGCGACGCGCTGCTGCTGGCCGCCGGAGAGCTGACGCGGGTAGTTCTTCGCCTTGTCGGCCAGCCCGACCTGTTCGAGCAACTCGGCTCCGCGCGCACGGGCCAGCGCCTTGGATTCGCCCTTGACCTGCACCGGCGCCTCGATCACGTTCTCAAGCGCGGTCATGTGCGGGAACAGGTTGAAGCGCTGGAAGACCATGCCGATCTCCTGGCGCTTGTGCGCGACCTCGTTCTCCTTGAGCTCGTAGAGCTTGTCGCCGCGCTGCTGGTAGCCGACGAGTTCGCCGTCCACCGACAGCCGGCCCGCGTCCACCTTCTCCAGGTGGTTGATGCAGCGCAGGAAGGTCGACTTGCCGGAGCCGGACGGCCCGATGATGCACATCACCTCACCGGGCTGGACCTCCAGGTCGATGCCCTTGAGCACCTCGAGGCTGCCGAAGCGCTTGCACACGCCCTCGGCTTTCACCATCGCGGTCACTTGCGCTCCTTCCGCTGCCCGAGCCGGAAGCCGAACATCCGGCTCGCCCAGCCGGTCGTGCGGACCGTTGACTGGCTGTACTTGCGCTCGATGAAGCCCTGGAACACCGTCAGCACGCTGGTGCAGACCAGGTACCAGATCGCCGCGACGATCAGCAGCGGGATGACCCGGTAGTTCTGGGCGTAGATCTGCTGGACGACGACCGTGAGCTCGGTGTAGCCGATCACCGTGACCAGCGAGGTGGTCTTCAGCATCGAGATCAGCTGGTTGCCGGTCGGCGGGATGATCACGCGCATGGCCTGCGGCAGCACGATCCGGCGCAGTGTCCTGGCCCTGGTCATGCCCAGCGCGCCCGCGGCCTCGGTCTGCCCCTCGTCCACCGACGAGATACCGGCGCGGACGATCTCGGCCATGTAGGCGGCCTCGTTGAGCCCCAGTCCGAGCAGGGCCGCGATCGGCAGCGTGATCGTCGCGGTGGTCTCGAAGGTGACGAACTCCGGGCCGAACGGGATGCCCAGCCCGAACGTCGGGTAGAGGGCGCTCAGGTTGGCCCAGAAGATCAGCTGCGTGATCAGCGGTGTGCCGCGGAACAGCCAGATGTAGACGCCCGCGGCCCCGGAGAGCACCGGGTTGGGCGACAGCCGCATCACCGCGAGGATGACGCCGCCGACGATGCCGATGGCCATCGCCGCCACGGTCAGCCACAGCGTGGTGACCAGTGCTTTGACGATCCGGGTGTCGAACAGGTACGGGCCGACCAGTTCCCAGCGGAAGTTCGGGTTGACGATGATGCTGCGGACGGCGAGCGCGGCCAGCACGAGCACGACCGCGCCGCCGATCCAGCGGCCGTAGTGCCGCACCGGAACCGCTTTGATCGGTTCCGGGCGGCGTTCTTCGGTTGACAAAGACAAGGGACTCTCCAGATCAGCCCGCCGGTGCGGGGTTCACCTCAGACTTGGTGACCGCGCCCTGCTGAACGCCCCACTTCTCCAGGATCTTCTTGTACGTGCCGTCCTCGATCAGCGCCTGGATCGCACCCTGGACGGCCTTGGCGTACTCACCCTTGCCCTTGGGCAGCGCGAGGCCGTAGGGCGCGCTGTCGTAGACCTGGCCGAACTGCTCGAGCTGGCCGTTGGTCATCTTGAGCGCGTAGTCGACGACCGGCGAGTCGGCCAGCATTCCCTGGACGCGCTTCGAGCTCAGCGCCAGGTTGGCGTCGGTCTGGTTCTGGAACTGCTGGACGTTGATGTCCGGCTGCCCGGCCTGCTTGCACTTGGCCGTGCGGGCCTCGAGGTCCTCGACCTGGACAGTGCCCTTCTGGACAGCGATGTTCTTGCCGCACAGCGTGTCCAGCGTGAGCTTGTCGGGGTTGCCCTTCAGCACGGCACCGGAGGTGCCCGCGCTGAAGTACGACACCATGTCGACCTCTTTGAGGCGGTCGGCGTTGATGGTCAACGACGACATCGCGGCCTCGTAGCGGCCGGACGCGAGCCCGGCGATGATGCCGTCGAACGCCGTGTTCTGGTACTCGACTGTGACACCGAGCTTCTGCCCGATGGCCTTGCCGAGGTCGACGTCCATCCCGACGACCTTGTCGTTCTCGACGAACTCGTTCGGCGGGTAGCTCTGGTCCTGCCCGATGAGGATCTTGCCGTCGGCCTTGATCTCCGCGGGCAGCAGCGCCGCGAGCTTGTCGTCCTTCGCCGCCGCCGGGATCTCCGCCGACTGGCTGTTGCCGGGCGCCCCACCACCGCCACCGGGGTTGTCCTGCACGGTTCCACACGCCGCCGCCAGTGTCGCCAACGCCATCGTGGGCAACAGGGCGAGCAACTTGTGCCTGGTCCGTAGCGCCACAGGTCACTCCTTCTCTTGGTCAAGTGTCCGCATA
This window contains:
- a CDS encoding GroES family chaperonin — its product is MLHDRVLVRISPEDGERRSTGGIVIPATAQMAKRLAWGDVLGVGNSVRQVKIGDRVLFNPEDQLEVEVQAQTYLVMRERDVHAIASERTEHGTGLYL
- a CDS encoding NHL domain-containing thioredoxin family protein, encoding MTSSTTRRARVRAPELVGRGWLNTGDKDLALADLRGKIVLLDFWTFCCINCLHVLDELRPLEEEYADVLVTIGVHSPKFVHEADAEALAAAVERYEVHHPVLDDPELTTWQNYAVKAWPTLVLIDPEGYVVHHAAGEGHAEALRRVIRELVGEHEEKGTLHRGDGPYSPPERVRTELRFPSKVVVTPQGTLLVADAANHSVAELEADGETLVRRFGTGQRGRSDGTAPSFSEPSGIALLPDEVAARTGYQAVVADTVNHLLRGLNLDTGEVTTIAGTGEQWRDGPTDGPAAEIDLSSPWDVVWWDGKIIIAMAGNHTLSAFDPITATVSRYAGTTVEGLSDGPKAEAFFAQTSGLAADGDRLWLVDSETSALRWIGTDHVVHTAIGKGLFDFGHRDGDADQALLQHPLGVTVLGDGSVAIADTYNGAIRRYDPGTGQVSTLADGIKEPSAAAVVDGKLVVVASAAHRLEWPVSPGDNEQLVAGKAHQVKRPPTVLAPGDVELTVVFQPPPGQKLDERYGPSTRLEITSSPPELLVDGAGTGTDLSRRLVLAEGVDMGVLHVVAQAASCDDDPAIEHPACRLTRQDWGVPVRVEQAGLRRLPLMLGGMDD
- a CDS encoding DUF6882 domain-containing protein, whose translation is MSVIDELLDESALMSFEHQEHMLAVLGEFRWDATFRPPSFRFTGDRTLECTGFHVLGSAAPGPQSWLWSWANKEADYLPELVELALQAQAYGVEHGISLLVDDEVPFADLPGSPTDPVRVAWMMGELVKAVTHTWTMYNGNLGRGSRIAIMVEHPDLELPPPSVSSMSRIVDALDRLQLPDHRHALHRYAVVRGLGVEVNDAQSTMSLTGPDFETVVRFSPENLLVAASTSRLAH
- a CDS encoding SRPBCC family protein, producing MQPTATGEITVNAAPESVYELISDPRSLAGLAEETVSCTLLDGATTVTIGTRFRGVNRRGVRRWSTVSTVTDAAPGRRFAFNVASMGIPVSRWTYSITPAENGCVVTESTWDRRPRWFLGLAYLATGVSDRGRTNTENIATTLRRLKEKAEA
- a CDS encoding amino acid ABC transporter ATP-binding protein; amino-acid sequence: MVKAEGVCKRFGSLEVLKGIDLEVQPGEVMCIIGPSGSGKSTFLRCINHLEKVDAGRLSVDGELVGYQQRGDKLYELKENEVAHKRQEIGMVFQRFNLFPHMTALENVIEAPVQVKGESKALARARGAELLEQVGLADKAKNYPRQLSGGQQQRVAIARALAMQPKLMLFDEPTSALDPELVGDVLAVMRQLAKDGMTMVVVTHEMEFAREVADSVVFMDGGVVVEAGAPEDVIRSPKHERTKAFLSRVLRKD
- a CDS encoding amino acid ABC transporter permease, whose translation is MSTEERRPEPIKAVPVRHYGRWIGGAVVLVLAALAVRSIIVNPNFRWELVGPYLFDTRIVKALVTTLWLTVAAMAIGIVGGVILAVMRLSPNPVLSGAAGVYIWLFRGTPLITQLIFWANLSALYPTFGLGIPFGPEFVTFETTATITLPIAALLGLGLNEAAYMAEIVRAGISSVDEGQTEAAGALGMTRARTLRRIVLPQAMRVIIPPTGNQLISMLKTTSLVTVIGYTELTVVVQQIYAQNYRVIPLLIVAAIWYLVCTSVLTVFQGFIERKYSQSTVRTTGWASRMFGFRLGQRKERK
- a CDS encoding ABC transporter substrate-binding protein, which produces MALRTRHKLLALLPTMALATLAAACGTVQDNPGGGGGAPGNSQSAEIPAAAKDDKLAALLPAEIKADGKILIGQDQSYPPNEFVENDKVVGMDVDLGKAIGQKLGVTVEYQNTAFDGIIAGLASGRYEAAMSSLTINADRLKEVDMVSYFSAGTSGAVLKGNPDKLTLDTLCGKNIAVQKGTVQVEDLEARTAKCKQAGQPDINVQQFQNQTDANLALSSKRVQGMLADSPVVDYALKMTNGQLEQFGQVYDSAPYGLALPKGKGEYAKAVQGAIQALIEDGTYKKILEKWGVQQGAVTKSEVNPAPAG